Part of the Paenibacillus sp. JNUCC32 genome is shown below.
ACCGTTACCTTAGCCAGGGCGGTCTATTTCTTTTTCATGTAGGTGAGCAATGCCAAAATGAACATGCCGAACATGAACATTAAGGAGATAGCATCTTTGACCTCCATGGGCATCACCTCCCTTCGGGGAGATTAGCCGACCGCCCTTATAGCCGATTATTGTACTAGAAAATTATAACATATAAAACCAGAACACATATCATTGAAATACTAATAATTGGAATACATAAGTTTGTAGATACAGAAACGTTTAGAGAAATGACCCAAACCATGTAAGGAGAACAACATGCCTCAATTCCCCCTATTAGAAACGGAAAGATTGGTATTAAGACAAATTAAACCAGAGGATTCTAGAGACATCTTTCATTATTTCTCTATGGACACCGTTACGAAATTTTATGATGTGGAGAGTTTTACGCATATTGAACAAGCAGAAGAACTGATTCGTAGATGGAATCAAAGGTTTGAAAACTATCAGGCCATTCGTTGGGGAATCACTTTACGGTCGGAAAGCAGAGTCATTGGAACATGCGGATATCATGGTTGGATGAAACATCACTATAAAGCTGAGATTGGATATGAGCTGGCACCAGAATATTGGCGGCAAGGTTACATGACGGAGGCGATTCAGAAGATCATGGAGTTCGGATTTAACCATCTTGAATTAAACCGGATTGAAGCATTCGTAGAGCCAGAGAATACGGCATCAAGAAAGTTGCTGGAGAAGATGGGATTAAATGAAGAAGGGACATTGAAGCAGCACTTTTATTGGAGGAATCAATTTGTTGATACGGTCATCTATGCATTACTTAAAAGAGATTTTCAAGCGCGTTAAGTAGTGGTTTGATGCATCAGTGAATTATGTTGTTTACACACGATGTTGAAATGAAGGGAATCCCAATTTATATAAGGAGGCTGCGGGGAAATGAGCGTACTTAAGAAATTAAGAAATGACTATGTCATTTGGCATGCCAACCGGGTTAAGTTACCTGAACGCACACCGGGCAACATCGTCAGAAAAAAAGCTGTTTTTTCCGGTAAGGTGCAGAAGGTAGGATTTCGCTTGGAAATATATTGCATCGCTCGAAGAATGAATTTAACGGGATGGGTGAGAAATTTACAGGATGGAAGTGTGGAAGCGGAATTTCAAGGGGAAGCGTCACAAATTGATTTTCTGGTCCGTTGCATGCGTTCATTGAAACGGGCGTCCGTAAAGAAGGTGACGGTAGCTGATCTGCCTATTAAAGAGGAAGAAGAAAGCTTTATGATCGCAGAATAAAATACATGCAGCAAGCCCCGGATTCATCATGGGGAATGATTTGTACATTGCGGAAGAGGATGGAATCTATGAAATCCCGAACCTCTTATTCAAGGACCGTGCTGTTGGCATTGCCGGCAGGCGGTCTTTTTTTATTGAATGGAATTTGGCGCTGCGGGACCGTTTTATAGTAAGCTGATATCAGTATGAATTTATAACTTGGGAACTGTGAGGACATGAAGATGACAAAGAAGCTGTATTACGAATCCGCTTATACCCGGGAGTGGGAGACACGAATCACGCAGAAGCTGGAACGGGAGGACGGGACCTACCTGGTACTGGAAGAGACGGCCTTTTATCCGCATGGCGGAGGACAACCCTGTGATCTCGGGTGGATCGATAAAATCCCGGTTCTTGATGTCGTTCAGGAGGACGGAGAGATACTGCATAAAATTGAACGTTTTCCGGAGAGGGAAGAGGTAACCTGCCGGCTGGATTGGGACAGAAGGTTCGACCATATGCAGCATCATAGCGGTCAGCACCTGCTGTCGGCCATGTGTCTGCAGGTATGCGAGGCGGAGACGCTCAGCTTCCACCTGGGTCAGGATTATGCCACCATCGATATCGCCCGATCGGATCTGCCTCAGCATCAGCTGATGATGCTGGAGCTGGAAGTCAACGACCAGATTTACCTTAATCGACAGGTAACGAATTATGTTGTGAGCCGGGAGCAGGCGGCCGGCCTGCCGCTGGTGAAGCAGCCGAAGGTAACCGACGATATTCGGATCGTTGAAATCGAAGGTATCGAATATAACGCATGCGGCGGCACCCATGTCTCGGCAACGGGTGAGATCGGCATGATCAAGCTGCTGAGAGCAGAGAAACAGAAGGGACATATGCGTCTTTATTTTAAGTGCGGGTATCGGGCGTTGAAA
Proteins encoded:
- a CDS encoding putative holin-like toxin — encoded protein: MPMEVKDAISLMFMFGMFILALLTYMKKK
- a CDS encoding GNAT family N-acetyltransferase; translated protein: MPQFPLLETERLVLRQIKPEDSRDIFHYFSMDTVTKFYDVESFTHIEQAEELIRRWNQRFENYQAIRWGITLRSESRVIGTCGYHGWMKHHYKAEIGYELAPEYWRQGYMTEAIQKIMEFGFNHLELNRIEAFVEPENTASRKLLEKMGLNEEGTLKQHFYWRNQFVDTVIYALLKRDFQAR
- a CDS encoding acylphosphatase, encoding MSVLKKLRNDYVIWHANRVKLPERTPGNIVRKKAVFSGKVQKVGFRLEIYCIARRMNLTGWVRNLQDGSVEAEFQGEASQIDFLVRCMRSLKRASVKKVTVADLPIKEEEESFMIAE
- a CDS encoding alanyl-tRNA editing protein, which translates into the protein MTKKLYYESAYTREWETRITQKLEREDGTYLVLEETAFYPHGGGQPCDLGWIDKIPVLDVVQEDGEILHKIERFPEREEVTCRLDWDRRFDHMQHHSGQHLLSAMCLQVCEAETLSFHLGQDYATIDIARSDLPQHQLMMLELEVNDQIYLNRQVTNYVVSREQAAGLPLVKQPKVTDDIRIVEIEGIEYNACGGTHVSATGEIGMIKLLRAEKQKGHMRLYFKCGYRALKEFNAGMEILGSLSARFNTAKEEILDRIAKWDQEQKQLQAELNAVKAENDAYLAGKLLAERQGRLVKHVFADKPMKDMQNLAAKLTEQAEVIVLFASNSDHKVVLAQGGESGPACGAFFKQHLADYRGKGGGSDKIAQAGFSTVEDAMAFYRFTAQSLGQPEEE